In Eulemur rufifrons isolate Redbay chromosome 3, OSU_ERuf_1, whole genome shotgun sequence, a single window of DNA contains:
- the OTUD6B gene encoding deubiquitinase OTUD6B isoform X3 has translation MISKEKKAALEKEREERIAEAEIENLSGARHVESEKLAQILSARQLEIKQIPSDGHCMYRAIEDQLKEQDGTLTVVALRCQTAGYMQSHVEDFLPFLTNPNTGDMYTPEEFRKYCDDIVNTAAWGGQLELRALSHILQTPIEIIQADSPPIVVGEEYPKKPLILVYMRHAYGLGEHYNSVTRLVNTATENCS, from the exons gaaaaaaaagctgCATTGGAAAAGGAGCGAGAAGAAAGGATAGCTGAAGCTGAAATTGAGAACTTATCTGGAGCCAGACATGTAGAAAGTGAAAAACTTGCTCAAATATTGTCAGCTAGACAGTTGGAAATTAAACAGATTCCATCTGATGGCCACTGTATGTATAGAGCCATTGAAGATCAACTGAAAGAACAGGATGGCACTCTTACTGTGGTTGCCTTAAGATGTCAAACTGCTGGATATATGCAAAGCCATGTGGAAGACTTTCTGCCATTTTTAACAAATCCCAATACTGGAGATATGTATACTCcag AAGAGTTTAGAAAGTACTGTGATGATATTGTAAACACAGCTGCGTGGGGAGGTCAGCTTGAG ctAAGAGCTCTGTCTCACATTTTACAAACACCAATAGAGATAATACAGGCAGATTCTCCTCCTATTGTAGTTGGTGAAGAATATCCAAAAAAACCATTAATACTTGT aTATATGAGACATGCATATGGCTTAGGAGAACATTATAATTCTGTTACACGGTTGGTAAACACAGCTACTGAAAATTGCAGCTAG